The Gossypium hirsutum isolate 1008001.06 chromosome D03, Gossypium_hirsutum_v2.1, whole genome shotgun sequence genomic interval CCAAATTCGGTAAACCATTTTTCATGCTTCTCAATATCGGCTTGTGAAACACTTCTCTGGACCTTTGGCAAGGCTTCTTCAAAGTCGCACATAGCAACAGGATCCTTTGAAATCTCATCTTTGGACATGTTCTTAATCTCGTCACGTGTCTTACCAGCTATTTTCCGCCTCATGCCATTTAAGGAAGCATCGCGACAAACATTTGTGAGATCATCCCCACTATACCCTTCTGTACGACGAGCCACTTCATCAATATCCACGTCAGCAGCCACCTGCCACATTACCACAAGGACAATAAATGGCAGACAAACTCAATTTCATATCAGGCATAGTATGCTAGCCATTGACCAATGTTTTCTCAAGATCAATTGCAAGGAAACCAGAGCAAGTTTCAGAAGATTTTTTTGGATCGGTAACTATTGATCCAAGCACTAGATTTTTCACTAAAACACACACAAAACTGCATTGGTACAGGGTCCAtggctaaataaattataatacacCCATCTCTGACACAAATCTGTCCATCTGATGAGAGCAAAACTTGATAGCCAAGTAGTTTCTTCTTTATGGTGACAAAGGTGGCTGTTGAGAGAGATATGATCTACCTATCATAATATTCtataaacatttcaaatcatcTATAGTTTTCAAATGATTCATGTGTATACTTTTATTTGGCTTCCAAAAGAAATATTCTAAGCTGCATCATCGCCATTATGCTACCAGGgctaaaaattttcattttaccgGCTCATcacataaataataaattaaagttcaAGAAAAACAAAGCATCAATGAAACAAATCAAATGTGGCAtggaaaaacaaataaacaaagaagATAACCATATTATAAAGCCTTAAGAATCATAAGACTAATCATAGATTAGTGAGAATATTTACCTCAACTGTTTTTAGATTGATCCGAATGAGCTCCTTACGACTCTCAAAATTGGGCAGAGGAATATATATTCGCTTTTCCAGTCGCCTCCTACATTCCATGAAGAACAATTAGAAACAACAAATGTAAACTAGTAACTTAATCATAAGATCCCTCAAATGTATGGAGTAGGTGCAAATAAAAGAAACAGGACCAACCTGAGTGCCTCATCTATGTCCCATGGGAAGTTAGTTGCAGCCAAAACCATCACTATCTTGCGGCTGCCATCTTCATTTGTACCAGTATTATTTACACCATCTACCTGAACAAGCAGTTCAGATTTTACCCTTCTAGATGACTCATGCTCCCCGGAAGCCCTAAACCATAAAAAAAATGCAATCAAAGTCAAGAGAATGCAAAAGCCATGCAACAGAGGGAGGGAAGGAGGGAGGGAGAGAGAGATGcacaaatgaagaagaagaaaacgagAGCATGTCTATCCATGTAAATTTCCAAGTAAACACTTAAAATACTGGCACATACGTTCCCCCATCAAGCTAGACTATATGCACAAAAATTTACATTCAGAacatcaagaacaaaagaaagccAATTGCCAAGGTAGATCCCAGATAACAGCCAAAGCACAGAAACAAGCAGCAAACTTACCCACGGGCATTGCAAAGAGAGTCAATCTCATCAATAAAAATTGTACTAGGAGCATAAGCTCTTGCAAGATCAAACAAGCACCGGACCATGCGCTCACTCTCACCACGCCACTTTGAGGCTAATGTAGCAGAAGAAACATTGAAAAATGTTGTCCCACATTCAGTGGCAACTGCTTTAGCCAGAAGAGTTTTGCCAGTACCAGGAGGTCCAAACATAAGAACGCCTTTCCATGGTCTCCTAATACCCTAAAGACAAACAAGAAAATAACTCAGCCTGTCTATCAGTATATGCCAGAATAAACACATTTAGAAGTGGGAGAAAAAATATATGCAGAAAAGTTAATTCTGTAATTTTCtagaaatttcaaaacaaaaattacTCCATCTTAATGATTTTGGTCAAATTCTATAGGAAGTCCTTGTACTATATGTCTTTCTTTCTGGATTTAATCTCTTTTTCGAAATAAACACTTTCAGTCCTGAGGCCAACTTTTTTTCCGATTAATTCTGTCAAATAATTAGACATGGCTTATTTCTATTAAACATGCAATGTCATGACAGTTGGATAACTTTTTGCACATttagaaaaagacaaaaaatgagaaaaaggtaATATTTGTCCAAATTTTGCCAAGGTATAGCATGTTTAAAAATAAAGTCACATTAAATTATTTGacaatactaaaagaaaaaaagttggCCTCAAGACTAACAATGCACATTTCGAAAACTATATGGACTAGaaattatgaaatcataataGAGGACCTAGATATGGAAAAAATGTATGGTACAAGAACCTTCTATACAAATTGACCAATGATTTTCCGTAGTCATTAAATTGTATAGAGAAAACtaaacatatgaaatcataatagAGGACCTAGATATGGAAAAAATGTATGGTACAAGAACCTTCTATACAAATTGACCAATGATTTTCCGTAGTCATTAAATTGTATAGAGAAAACTAAACTTAAATTAGCATCCTTATATCCCTTTATTTAATGCAAACTCAAGGCAATGAAATCAGaagaaataacataaaaatcatattatgTGAAAGAAATGAGAATCAATCTGGCTCTATTATATGTCCTCTACTAAATAATACTTAATGATAATTCAGCTGCAACAGAGCAAGTACCTGAAAATATTCAGGCATCCATAAAGGAAGAACAACAGCCTCCTCTAAAAGTCTTTTTGCTTCAGTCAGACCAGCAACATCATCCCACCGTACTCCAGGCGTGGTTTCTAAAACATCCCTTTCTAACATTGCAGCCAAATCTGGATCAGGTCCCTCATACTGGGACCTCTTAGATTTTCCATCTTCAGCATCACCATTCTGAGAAATTGCAAAAGCAAATCGATAGCCAAAAAATTGAGAACATCAAACTAAAGTAGTTTGACTTTCAATTAGCAAAATTGTTCATGTCCCTATTGCTACTATCTGGAGTTCTATTAAAGCGGCTTCAGATATTAACAGCAAATTTGGCACATGCATTATATTTTGAACCTAAACATGTTAAGCTTTATACTGAAATCTCAACTTCAAAGGCAGTAATAAGTTAAAGTTAACTGGCAAAGCATATTGTCAACCAGAACTTACTGCCGAATCTCCTTTTGTAGATTTCCCTGAGCCAGTACCCTTCTTTCCAGTGGTAGATGCTCTGGCCCCTGTGTTAGTTCTACTCGAACCACCTGCCTTTGCACCTCGTCCAGTTGTACCTGTTCTGGTATTGCCACGACCCCAAGCCCCATCTTGTGGAGATTTCCTCGTGCCCACTTGACCAGCCCTAGCAGGTCTTCTACTTGAAGTGTCCCGACTTGGAGGCCTCCACACATCAGGATCATCCACTGGGGCACCTGATGAAGTTGGATACTCATCTAATGGTTGGAATACGAAAGATGACTTAGCATGAATCGGCGGCGAAGAAGGACGCCGCCCATTAGGAGCTTCCTTAAATGACCTTCTCTCAGCATCCAATTGCTTCACAACTTCTGTCTCCTCTGATAGTGCTTTCTTTACATTCATCCATTTTGCACGAATTAGCGGGTCATCAAGATTGGCTAGATGCCTAAATGCATAACAAAAGATCaacaaattttgcaaattagctcaaacaatagttaaaataatgcatatttgacCAAAAAATCTGAAACAAATAAGCACATTGTGACCCAATAAAATAAGATATCAAGCAAACTCAGCTGATAAAGCTAACATTTTTCTTTTGCGTATTTCCCCACGCACttcaaattattttaagaaaataactATTAATGTAACTAACTTAATTGTGACTCAAAACTGCATAATAAATCGAAAATTTAcgccgaaaaaaaaaagaaaaaaaaagaatgagtgGCTGAAATTCCAGAAAATAAGAggaaaatgaaaagaggaaggAAATTTACTTGTTGATCTGAGCAATGGCGCCATCAAAGAAGATAATGGAAGTGTCGTAGAGGCCTTCGAGAGCGTATTCTCGAGCCAATTTCAAGTGATCTTGCAGTCCAGCTAGCGAATTTCCAACCATTTCGAATTCACCATGAAAATCCAAAAACAGCAAACCTCCCAAATTCTGGGGTTCtaaatttgaagaagaaaaatctgTTTTTTTTCGGGCTTTGAGTGGTCGAATGGATATGGTGGTGTGTTCACGGCGACGGTTGAACTTTAAACCGTGGGGAGGAAGGGGGGGAGACTGAGGTAGGAAGGACTGAAATTACGTTTGAACCCTTAATGTACGAAATTACATTTGAGCCATTTGATATTTTGAGGGCGTTTTAGGCCGTTGGTTATGGTGGACCCAATAACGGAACTCACATTCAAGGTGGGGCACAAAAAGCAAAAGGCTTATTAAttgctttaatttttattaaggAAGACAACATAGGGGATGACTGCCATTCGTGTAGGTATAATGTTCGAATTTATATATCTACGagtatttgtttttattaaattatataataaaaatttgaaagttaaaatatgttttaaattttatatatttaatatatttagaaattaactttttattttttagattttaaaattcagaattaaaattttttattaaattttttgatgcgacattttaaaattaaaaaaaatcccttCATATTCAcctaacaataaaaaataatattgaaagtATTAATTAGAAATTTTCTTTCTTAAGAATACCCATTCGAAATTatcatgataaaatattttttctattggtatagtatttttaagaaaaatcgaTGTTAACATGTTGATTGTATTAACTATTTAGATTAACTAATAACATTCTAAAAGTAGATAGACCAAattatgttaaaagttaaaagtatatagattaaatctcaagtttcaacATAGTTTAagggccaaaattaaaatttaaccattaacttATAATATCAACCAAAAAAAATGGGAAACCACAATGAGTATCTAAAATCTTTAGGGTATCCATATCATATATATAACCACGTAatgttttaattgaaaagttgggctttgagataattattaaatataattattgttCTTTTTATCTGGATAATGTTTTTTATTATTCGACAATGTTGGTAAACAACCTCTACATTTTATATCAAGATATgtttatttataacataaatactaaaagacctaaaataaatgactcaatTTAAACTTATCTTTGGCATTATTGTTTGAGCCACATAAGTGAGGAACACATCTTCAAGCTccataaaaaaaagatttttttaatttgtttgtttttgaacaatttgaagtatgtgaatcttacttattaagtaaaattattaaagcTTCTTTTACTGAAAAAGTGAGTGAACTAGTGATTTATTGGGTTTAATACGTAGTAATTTATGTTGGCTAATGAATATACAGGCTGGAGATGGTTTTCAATACTTTATTACTTTtactgatgatttcagtagatatgagTATATTTTTCTCATGTGTCATAAATTCGAAGCCCTTGAAAAGTTCGAAGAAGttaaaaatgaagtacaaaatcaactagacAAAAATATCAAGGCATTTCGTTCGGTTCAAGGTGGATAATATTTAAGTTTAGAGTTTAATGACCTTCAGAAGGAATGTgagattgtctcacaacttactcctgtTGGTACTTTACAATGGAATGGAGTTTttgagagaagaaatcgaacatTGTTACCACAGTTCGATCAATGATGAGTCATGTtgatctttttattttcttttggggacatgcacttacTTTCACATTAAATCTTGTTCTTTCTAAATCAATTTAAAAGACACCACATAAGATGTGGACTAGGAAGCTTACTAGTACGTTTTTCATGAAGATTCGGGGTTATGAAACTTATGTTAAACGTCAaacgtctactaagcttgaactcAAATATGAAAGATGCAATTTTGTAGGATATCCTAAAGAAAGTGCTTGTTGCTCAGACAAGTGTCTTTCTTGAAAGAGAACTTGTATTCAGAAAAGGAAGTGGGAGgaagattgaacttgaagaaatttgaGAACCATAAGTACCAttgaaccagagatagaacaacaaCAAGTTCCACAAGTTGTTGTGGAAATACAACCGCCACGTAGCTCTTTAAGAGAATGTTATGCACTTGAAAGATATGGATTTCTCGTTACAATACAAGGCAATGTTCTACTTATAGATCAAAATGAGCCTAACACTTATTAAGAAGCGATAGTAAGCATACAATTTGAGAAATAGCTCGAGACCATGAGGtttgagatggattccatgtttGTTAACCAAGTATGAACCTTGGTTGATGATCTACCACAATTCGTTGTTGTAAATTAGAGTCTTTTCGACACTGAATGAGCTTGTTTTTGGACAATTTTATTAGTATTTCAATTAGTTTTCTAATTTAGTAGTTTTAgtaaaataagaattttttacGCATATTTTGGTATTGTAACGACCCGTTGGGCCAATATGGACCTAGGGTAGGATTGATGAGCCAATTTAGTGTGCGAGACATTATTTTCAAGCCAAAGAACACCAAGGAAGACATTGATGTCGCGACACTAGCATGCAATGTTGCAACATCACATTTCAAAACAAGAAAAGTCTCATTCGAAGTTCTGTGTCGCAACACCGATCTTGTGGTGTCGCGACACCACTGTGATAAAGGCCAAAATATTGTTGATGGTGTTTTCATCTGTACAATGTACTTTATTCAGTTTAATGGCTTGTATTTGACCTAATTAGGGTAGAAACAACTGTTTATATATAGTTATGTTCAAGCTTAGTTGAGGAGGTTGTTCTTAGATTAgattttagatattaaattttagttacaatttagttttattttctctACGAATTTTTATTCTTGTTTCAGACTTGGATTTGATTTAATTCCAAGCTTTGGTTtctttaatatttcataatttttctttgGTTTTCATTTGCAACCGACGCTATCTCGACAATTGTTAAAGGGTTTTCAGTTTTCGAGCGCATCTAATATCAAAATAGATCAAtctcttttttcccttttctttcatttaatattttctttgCATGTTTAAATTACAGtcaggattttttttatttagatccaTGAGTAGCTAAATCCATCAAGTAAATTTCGACTATTAgccttatttaattattttttattattttccttgaTTAATTTTTTGTTTGGTTATTCATACTATAATTTCGATTAATACTATTTAGCCATGATAGTGTATAAAGTAGTTTTTGGTTTGATTTGACCtcccttgggtttgatccttggaatacttcctGAATTGTTTCATTGTAAAGTTagtatattacaatttgacccatatACTTGTGGGCACCACTGTTCTATCTTCTATATTTTTGTTGCAGTATTTTTAGTCTAGATGTTTGCATGTCTGGTGGCGGTCAGTTGACCCACATGGATAGTACTGCACAACCATACAAGGGGTGGTTAGTCACCAAAATTTTTTGCCAAATTTAGATTAAACCTTCACTCATGTTTCCATGTTTAAATCTATTCGGATCTTGCTTGTGATAACTACATTTCGTGATTGTAAAATCTGACAGATAGATATCAGAATAACTTTCCTTAATAACTTTTCTTCATGGGAAATTAGAAGAGGATTTGtgcatgacacaacctgaaggatTTGTTGATCCAAAGGATGTTGGAAAGATATATAGGATAGAAAAATTCATATATGAAGAAGCAAGCTTTTCAAAGTTGGAATCTTCATTCTATTGATGTAATCAAAGAGTTAGGAAGTTGGAATCTTCAttttaatgatgcaatcaaagagtttgatttttaaaaaatgaatatgaGTCTTATGTTGACAAGAAATTTAATGAGAGTACTATTATATATTTGGTACTATATGTAGATGACGTACTGATAatgggaaatgacatacctacttTACAGTTTGTTAAGACTttgttaggaagttgtttttctatgaagaaCTTGGGTGAGACCACTTTCATATTATGAGTCaaaatctatagagatagatcaagataACTCCTAGGTCTAAGataaagtacatacatagatataATACTGAAAATGTTCAACATGGATGTGGTTAAAAGTTGGTATATAATGTTAAGTTTCATGTTTTATGATCAacttgtgatgaatgtgataaaaCTAATTAGGTATATCATATTGATTCTATTTTGTGAGATGATGATTTGTGCCATTTGAATTGTAAACATGATACTGGTATTTGGTATCTTGAAATGGTAACTAGTCATTTGATGTCTTCCTCGGAGATTTATTGTTGAAATggctattttgttttggtaatctTTTGAAATTTTGGTTGGAATATATTGGCATTAGAAAGTGTGGTATAAAAGTTTGATTATGGCATATGACATTTGGAATTTATTTGGTACATTTTTTAATAGGTTAATGTAGTGGTAAATACATGTCTTGGTGTCTAAGAAATTGTAGGTGAATTGGCTTGTGTTTGAAGGTATTTTGGGCACACATGGTCTGGGACATGGTCTGCCACACGACCATGTATCCCATACAGTTGCATGACATGGCCACGTGGCCTGTTTGATATTTTGTACAGGTTTGTTCACGTGgtcatagagagttacacgatttgaggacacagtcgtgtgacccagGTTTACCTGActacagagagttacacggccaagttcttgagccacatgggctgagattcgtcacatggcctggccacacggtcgtgtgacctttgttttcactttttactcaatttttttaaaagcttcattttaatccaaaattgttcccgatttgttttaaatgttccgTAAGCTTGAATTAGGTCTAATGATTGCAAATGaattatttggttatttttttattaaattgtgaaTGATGTTAACGTTTATATTTGTAATATCTTATAGCTCAGACTGGGCGATCGAACTAGGTATAAGATGTTATATTTGGTACTTATACTAAAAGTATTAGAACTTTGCAAGTCAATAACTAAAAAGTTATAGTTTCTAGCCAAAGTATCAGAACATAAGCTTATGTATCGATACTTTGCCCAAGGTATCGGTACATGGGGTACATGTATCGATACATAACCCTTGATTTTGTACCATTGCACTGTTTTTAGTATTTTGAACCCATCGAAGCTCGAAATTAACCCAGACATTTTCGATTACCTGTAAAATGTTTCTAAAtgatttgaaaatgattttacctaaattttatggttttatttaatttcttcaaattttgaTTACTTAAATAGTTGTTGAGATTTTTTATATGTGTGTGCTCGGGTAGCATTTCACATCAACACTGGATGTCGAGATGGGTGAAGGATGTTATATATTGAACAATTAGCTAATACATTGGATGAAATAATAATACTAGGCTTTTACTATTGATTGATTATTTCATTTCAGATTGATTATTTTGTTTTAGATTgctttgttaaattttatttgttattttggtatgaaaaaaaattactttgGTAATTAGCATTATAATTAGTAATAGCTCTACCTAGGAGTGATTTTTTATACTACTTGCTATAATACGTATACTTGTGCATATGATATTCGACCAACAAATATAT includes:
- the LOC107949569 gene encoding katanin p60 ATPase-containing subunit A1, with the translated sequence MVGNSLAGLQDHLKLAREYALEGLYDTSIIFFDGAIAQINKHLANLDDPLIRAKWMNVKKALSEETEVVKQLDAERRSFKEAPNGRRPSSPPIHAKSSFVFQPLDEYPTSSGAPVDDPDVWRPPSRDTSSRRPARAGQVGTRKSPQDGAWGRGNTRTGTTGRGAKAGGSSRTNTGARASTTGKKGTGSGKSTKGDSANGDAEDGKSKRSQYEGPDPDLAAMLERDVLETTPGVRWDDVAGLTEAKRLLEEAVVLPLWMPEYFQGIRRPWKGVLMFGPPGTGKTLLAKAVATECGTTFFNVSSATLASKWRGESERMVRCLFDLARAYAPSTIFIDEIDSLCNARGASGEHESSRRVKSELLVQVDGVNNTGTNEDGSRKIVMVLAATNFPWDIDEALRRRLEKRIYIPLPNFESRKELIRINLKTVEVAADVDIDEVARRTEGYSGDDLTNVCRDASLNGMRRKIAGKTRDEIKNMSKDEISKDPVAMCDFEEALPKVQRSVSQADIEKHEKWFTEFGSA